In Panthera uncia isolate 11264 chromosome B4, Puncia_PCG_1.0, whole genome shotgun sequence, one genomic interval encodes:
- the SSTR3 gene encoding somatostatin receptor type 3 yields the protein MDTPGFPSSAPTALEPGNASSAWPPDVALGNASAAPSVAGLAVSGVLIPLVYLVVCVVGLLGNSLVIYVVLRHTASPSVTNVYILNLALADELFMLGLPFLAAQNALSYWPFGSLMCRLVMAVDAINQFTSIFCLTVMSVDRYLAVARPACSARWRTAPVARTVSVAVWVAAAVVVLPVVVFSGVPHGMSTCHMQWPEPAAAWRAGFIIYTAALGFFGPLLVICLCYLLIVVKVRSAGRRVRAPSCQRRRHSERRVTRMVVAVVALFVLCWMPFYVLNIVNVVRPLPEEPAFFGLYFLVVALPYANSCANPILYGFLSYRFKQGFRRVLLRPSRRVRSQEPSAGPPEKTGEDEGEEDGEEAAGGQGQGKEMNGQVSLIARPGTGGQERPPSGTASKQRQFLPREPTAGGKPGALHASCL from the coding sequence ATGGACACCCCTGGTTTTCCTTCGTCGGCCCCCACCGCCTTGGAGCCTGGGAACGCCTCCTCGGCCTGGCCCCCGGATGTCGCCCTGGGGAACGCGTCCGCGGCCCCCAGCGTGGCGGGGCTGGCCGTCAGCGGTGTTCTGATCCCTCTGGTCTACCTGGTGGTGTGTGTGGTGGGCCTGCTGGGCAACTCGCTGGTCATCTACGTGGTCCTGCGGCACACGGCCAGCCCGTCGGTCACCAACGTCTACATCCTCAACCTGGCGCTGGCCGACGAGCTCTTCATGCTGGGGCTGCCCTTCCTGGCGGCCCAGAACGCCCTGTCCTACTGGCCCTTCGGCTCCCTCATGTGCCGCCTGGTCATGGCCGTGGACGCCATCAACCAGTTCACCAGCATCTTCTGCCTCACGGTCATGAGTGTGGATCGCTACCTCGCGGTGGCCCGGCCCGCCTGCTCCGCCCGCTGGCGCACGGCGCCCGTGGCCCGCACGGTGAGCGTGGCCGTCTGGGTGGCCGCGGCCGTGGTGGTGCTGCCCGTGGTGGTCTTCTCGGGTGTGCCCCACGGCATGAGCACCTGCCACATGCAGTGGCCCGAGCCGGCGGCCGCCTGGCGCGCGGGCTTCATCATCTACACGGCAGCGCTCGGCTTCTTCGGGCCGCTGCTGGTCATCTGCCTCTGCTACCTGCTCATCGTGGTCAAGGTGCGCTCGGCCGGGCGGCGGGTGCGGGCGCCCTCGTGCCAGCGGCGGCGGCACTCGGAGCGCAGGGTCACGCGCATGGTGGTGGCCGTCGTGGCGCTCTTCGTCCTCTGCTGGATGCCCTTCTACGTGCTCAACATCGTCAACGTGGTGCGCCCGCTGCCCGAGGAGCCCGCCTTCTTCGGCCTCTATTTCCTGGTGGTGGCGCTGCCCTATGCCAACAGCTGTGCCAACCCCATCCTCTACGGCTTCCTCTCCTACCGCTTCAAGCAGGGCTTCCGCAGGGTCCTGCTGCGGCCTTCCCGCCGCGTGCGCAGTCAGGAGCCTTCTGCCGGGCCTCCGGAGAAGACCGGGGAGGACGAGGGGGAGGAGGACGGCGAGGAGGcagcaggggggcaggggcaggggaaggagatgAACGGCCAGGTCAGCCTCATCGCACGGCCCGGCACCGGCGGGCAGGAGCGGCCGCCCAGCGGCACGGCCAGCAAGCAGAGGCAGTTCCTGCCCCGAGAGCCCACAGCCGGGGGCAAGCCGGGCGCACTGCACGCCAGCTGTCTGTAG